The DNA window CGCGTTGACACGTCCTCGTCCGCTTCCTGGGAGGCGTTCAGCCAGGACATCGGAGACTGCCTCAACGACATGTGGCAACCCCGGCTGTCGGAACTCGGAATCCGCAAGGACGCCCCGTCCTTCAAGGCCAGTTCCGACATCCCGGACGACACCCCCCAGGAGGGGATGACGTTGGCCTACTACAAGGACCGGGAACCCAGCATCACCGTCGTCATCCCCAATGTCGCCAAGCTCGCCCGGCACGTTCCCGAGGAGCACCAGCAAGGGGTGTGGAGCGCGTTGCTCGCCCACGAGTACGGTCACCACGTCCAGCACGCGACGGGCATCCTGCAGCGAACCGCCGAGATGGAGGAGGACGCCCCAGCCGAGGAGGAAGCGCTGAACACGCTGCGCCGCACCGAGCTCCAGGCCGAGTGCCTGGGCGGAGCTGCCATGGGCCGGCTCGGGACCTTCCAGGACTCCGAGCTGGAGGAGATCAACCGTTTCCTCAACGGCGGAAGCGACCTGGAGACGCACGGGAGCGCGGCCAACCGCCAGTACTGGTTCGAACAGGGAACCGCCGGGGGAACTCTGGACGGATGCAACACGTTCGACGCCGACCGGTCCCGGGTGCGTTGAGTCCGCCCCTCAACGCCGCATGGCGGTGTAGAACTCGTCCCACCCCAACAGCTTCACTCGTTCCCCCCGACCCAGCGCGGCGGCCCGGTCCCGCTCGGCGCTCTCGATCGCCAGCCAGTCCTGGTACGTGGACACTGTCGCCCCACTCGCGTGAAGGACCTGATCAGCGGGAACCCGCTCGCCGCGCCGCGCGCGCAGGTCGTCGGCATCGTCCAACAGACTGCGCACACTGGCGGCGGCGTCGGACTTGTTCGTCCCGATCACCCCGGTGGCGCCGCGTTTGATCCAACCGGCGACGTACTCGCCGGGAAGAACCGTCCCTTCGGCGTCCACGACCCGCCCGTCGGCATGCGGC is part of the Haloactinospora alba genome and encodes:
- a CDS encoding neutral zinc metallopeptidase, whose translation is METPQTGGQPPGTAQTPPCGPAGPQPAGPPPAAPPPPPRQDGPPPARGSSTATIAVAAGGATFAAVTALAVGATILVNATDDPAATEGKQETPDLSRHYERSLDDAPSAVDVDVAAHPLYGASPPEPNDCDLPRVDTSSSASWEAFSQDIGDCLNDMWQPRLSELGIRKDAPSFKASSDIPDDTPQEGMTLAYYKDREPSITVVIPNVAKLARHVPEEHQQGVWSALLAHEYGHHVQHATGILQRTAEMEEDAPAEEEALNTLRRTELQAECLGGAAMGRLGTFQDSELEEINRFLNGGSDLETHGSAANRQYWFEQGTAGGTLDGCNTFDADRSRVR